One window from the genome of Pantoea cypripedii encodes:
- a CDS encoding NAD-dependent epimerase, whose product MKFLVTGAAGFIGFHVSQRLLAAGHQVVGIDNLNDYYDVSLKQARLDRIASHPAFSFSKMDLADRQAISSLFAHHGFERVIHLGAQAGVRYSIENPHLYAETNLIGHLNILEGCRHHKVGHLLYASSSSVYGLNRKMPFSTDDSVDHPVSLYAATKKANELMAHTYSHLYQLPTTGLRFFTVYGPWGRPDMALFKFTRAMLAGEPIDVYNNGQMMRDFTYIDDIAEAIVRLQDVIPQPDAQWTVETGSAATSSAPYHVYNIGNSQPVTLMAYIEALESALGMEAKKNMMPLQPGDVLETSADTEALKKAINFRPQTSVREGVQQFVDWYREFYQQ is encoded by the coding sequence ATGAAGTTTCTGGTTACCGGCGCGGCAGGTTTTATTGGATTTCATGTTAGTCAGCGTCTGCTGGCTGCCGGTCACCAGGTTGTCGGCATCGACAACCTGAATGATTATTATGACGTCAGCCTGAAGCAAGCCCGCCTTGATCGGATAGCCTCTCATCCCGCATTCAGCTTTAGCAAAATGGACCTGGCAGATCGCCAGGCCATTTCTTCTTTATTTGCCCATCATGGTTTTGAACGTGTCATTCATTTAGGGGCACAAGCCGGGGTGCGTTATTCTATCGAGAACCCGCACCTCTACGCCGAAACAAATCTCATCGGCCATCTCAATATTCTTGAAGGTTGCCGCCATCATAAGGTCGGTCATCTTCTTTATGCTTCCTCCAGTTCAGTCTATGGTCTGAACCGGAAAATGCCTTTTTCAACCGATGACTCGGTTGATCATCCGGTTTCGCTGTATGCCGCGACCAAAAAAGCCAATGAGTTAATGGCCCATACGTATTCACATCTTTATCAATTGCCTACCACCGGGTTACGCTTTTTCACCGTGTACGGTCCGTGGGGGCGTCCTGATATGGCGCTATTTAAGTTCACCCGGGCAATGCTGGCAGGGGAGCCTATTGATGTGTACAACAATGGGCAGATGATGCGTGATTTCACCTATATTGATGATATTGCTGAGGCAATTGTCCGTTTACAGGATGTGATTCCGCAGCCAGACGCCCAATGGACCGTTGAAACCGGATCGGCAGCCACCAGTTCTGCGCCGTATCACGTCTACAATATCGGCAACAGTCAGCCGGTGACATTGATGGCGTATATCGAAGCCCTGGAGAGTGCGCTTGGCATGGAAGCGAAGAAGAATATGATGCCGCTGCAGCCTGGTGATGTGCTGGAAACCAGCGCAGATACGGAAGCCCTGAAGAAAGCGATCAACTTCCGCCCGCAAACCAGCGTGCGCGAGGGTGTGCAGCAATTTGTTGACTGGTACCGTGAATTTTATCAGCAATAA
- a CDS encoding UDP-glucose dehydrogenase family protein, protein MKVTVFGIGYVGLVQAAVLAEVGHDVLCIDVDANKVENLKKGIIPIFEPGLTPLVMANYESGRLKFSTNAEEGVNHGVMQFIAVGTPPDEDGSADLKYVTAVARTIAQYMDGHKVVIDKSTVPVGTADKVRSVMTETLKNRDANIAFDVVSNPEFLKEGAAVSDCMRPERIVVGTDNDEVVELLRELYEPFNRNHDRMILMDIRSAELTKYAANCMLATKISFMNEISNLAERLGADVEKVRQGIGSDSRIGYHFIYPGCGYGGSCFPKDVQALIRTAESIGYKPRLLQAVEDVNDSQKSKLPTFIKRHFGDDLRGKTFALWGLAFKPNTDDMREASSRVLMETLWEAGASIQAFDPEAMDEAQRIYGHRSDLKLMGTKEAALQGADGLVICTEWQNFRAPDFDVIKTALKQPVIFDGRNLYDPERISKRGFVYYAIGRGASIQIA, encoded by the coding sequence ATGAAAGTCACTGTATTTGGTATCGGCTATGTCGGTCTGGTTCAGGCTGCGGTGTTGGCCGAAGTCGGACATGACGTTCTCTGTATTGATGTCGACGCGAATAAAGTCGAAAACCTGAAAAAAGGCATCATCCCGATTTTTGAGCCGGGACTCACTCCTCTGGTGATGGCGAACTATGAGTCAGGACGCCTGAAATTCAGTACCAATGCGGAAGAAGGGGTCAACCACGGTGTGATGCAGTTTATCGCTGTGGGTACACCACCAGATGAAGACGGTTCAGCCGATCTGAAATATGTGACTGCTGTGGCACGTACCATTGCGCAGTACATGGATGGCCACAAAGTGGTTATCGATAAATCAACGGTACCGGTCGGCACAGCAGATAAAGTACGCTCGGTGATGACGGAAACCCTGAAAAATCGTGATGCCAACATCGCGTTTGATGTGGTTTCTAACCCGGAATTCCTCAAGGAAGGTGCAGCGGTAAGTGACTGCATGCGTCCTGAGCGTATCGTGGTGGGTACTGATAACGATGAAGTGGTTGAGCTGTTGCGCGAGCTTTATGAGCCGTTTAACCGCAACCATGACCGTATGATTTTGATGGATATCCGCAGCGCAGAGCTGACCAAGTATGCGGCAAACTGCATGCTGGCAACCAAAATCAGCTTTATGAATGAGATCTCCAACCTGGCTGAACGCCTTGGTGCGGATGTGGAGAAAGTGCGTCAGGGTATTGGTTCTGATTCCCGTATTGGCTACCACTTTATCTACCCAGGCTGCGGCTACGGTGGTTCCTGCTTCCCGAAAGATGTTCAGGCGCTGATTCGTACTGCTGAGTCTATCGGTTATAAACCGCGTCTGCTGCAGGCGGTTGAAGATGTCAACGATTCACAGAAGAGCAAACTGCCCACCTTTATCAAACGTCACTTTGGCGATGATTTGCGTGGTAAAACCTTTGCGCTGTGGGGTCTGGCATTTAAACCGAACACCGACGATATGCGTGAAGCCTCCAGCCGTGTGCTGATGGAAACGTTGTGGGAAGCGGGTGCTTCGATTCAGGCATTCGATCCGGAAGCGATGGATGAAGCGCAACGTATCTACGGACATCGTAGCGACCTGAAACTCATGGGGACCAAAGAAGCGGCATTGCAGGGCGCAGATGGTCTGGTAATCTGCACCGAATGGCAGAATTTCCGCGCGCCTGATTTTGATGTCATTAAAACGGCATTAAAACAACCCGTGATTTTTGATGGTCGTAACCTGTATGATCCAGAACGCATCAGCAAACGCGGCTTCGTTTATTATGCAATCGGCCGCGGAGCTTCTATTCAAATTGCGTAA
- the galU gene encoding UTP--glucose-1-phosphate uridylyltransferase GalU, which translates to MSAFKSKVKKAVIPVAGLGTRMLPATKAIPKEMLPLVDKPLIQYVVNECIAAGINEIVLVTHSSKNAIENHFDTSFELESMLEKRVKRQLLDEIQSICPPHVTIMQVRQGIAKGLGHAVMCAHPLVGDEPVAVILPDVIIDEYESDPTKDNLAEMLSRYEESGRSQIMVEPVADVTAYGVVDCKGADLSPGESAPMVGVVEKPKAAEAPSNLAVVGRYVLSADIWPLLAKTPPGAGGEVQLTDSIAMLMEKETVEAYHLRGVSHDCGNKLGYMQAFVEYGVRHPVLGKDFAQWLEGEVGNKK; encoded by the coding sequence ATGTCTGCCTTTAAGTCAAAAGTAAAAAAAGCGGTAATCCCTGTTGCTGGTCTGGGTACGCGTATGCTCCCTGCCACCAAAGCTATCCCCAAAGAGATGTTACCGCTGGTCGATAAGCCGTTGATCCAGTATGTCGTGAATGAGTGTATTGCTGCTGGCATTAACGAGATTGTGCTGGTTACCCATTCGTCTAAAAACGCTATCGAAAACCATTTTGATACCAGTTTTGAGCTGGAATCCATGCTGGAAAAACGTGTTAAGCGCCAGCTGCTGGACGAAATCCAGTCAATTTGCCCGCCACACGTTACCATCATGCAGGTGCGTCAGGGCATCGCCAAAGGTCTGGGTCACGCTGTGATGTGTGCACACCCGCTGGTCGGTGATGAGCCGGTTGCTGTTATTCTGCCGGATGTGATCATCGATGAGTACGAATCTGATCCGACCAAAGACAACCTGGCAGAAATGCTGTCGCGTTACGAAGAAAGTGGCCGTAGCCAGATTATGGTTGAGCCGGTTGCCGATGTGACTGCCTACGGTGTGGTTGACTGCAAAGGTGCGGACTTAAGCCCAGGCGAAAGTGCGCCGATGGTCGGTGTGGTTGAGAAACCGAAAGCAGCTGAAGCGCCATCAAACCTGGCTGTGGTCGGCCGTTATGTGCTGTCTGCAGATATTTGGCCGTTGCTGGCAAAAACCCCTCCGGGTGCTGGCGGTGAAGTGCAGCTGACTGACTCCATTGCGATGCTGATGGAAAAAGAAACCGTTGAAGCTTATCACCTGAGAGGTGTGAGCCATGACTGCGGTAACAAGCTCGGTTATATGCAGGCTTTTGTTGAGTACGGTGTTCGTCACCCGGTCCTGGGCAAAGATTTTGCACAGTGGCTTGAAGGCGAAGTAGGAAACAAAAAGTAA
- the rssB gene encoding two-component system response regulator RssB, with protein MEKPLIGKKILIVEDEVVFRSLLDNLLVSLGAQTMQAGDGLDGLTLLTAQPVDLVICDLEMPRMGGIQFVERIRSRGNSVPILIISATQNMADIAHVLRLGVQDVLLKPLKNLERFREAVYECLYPSMFTSKVEEDEQLFQDWDALVRDPLAASKLLKQLQPPVQQTIANCRINYRQLTMAEQPGLVLDIAALSDKDLAFYCLDVTRAGDNGVLAALLLRALFNGLLQEQLSGQKQRLPELNGLLRQVNMLLRQANLNGQFPLLVGYYHRQLKNLILVSAGLNATLHINTHQIQLSNGVPLGTMGSTHLNQISQRAESWQCHVWGSGGRLRLMLSAEE; from the coding sequence ATGGAAAAGCCACTAATCGGCAAAAAGATACTCATTGTCGAAGATGAGGTCGTTTTCCGTTCGCTGCTGGATAACTTATTAGTCAGTCTTGGCGCACAGACAATGCAGGCTGGCGATGGTCTTGATGGGCTGACCTTACTCACCGCACAACCGGTTGATCTGGTCATTTGTGATCTGGAAATGCCGCGCATGGGGGGCATTCAGTTTGTTGAACGGATTCGCAGTCGCGGTAACAGCGTGCCGATTTTGATCATCTCGGCAACGCAAAATATGGCTGATATCGCCCATGTGTTACGTCTTGGTGTGCAGGATGTGCTGCTCAAGCCCTTGAAGAACCTCGAACGCTTTCGTGAAGCGGTATATGAGTGTCTTTATCCTTCCATGTTTACCTCCAAGGTTGAGGAAGATGAACAGCTGTTCCAGGATTGGGATGCACTGGTACGCGATCCTCTGGCGGCCTCAAAACTCCTGAAACAATTACAACCCCCGGTACAACAAACTATTGCCAACTGCCGGATTAATTATCGTCAGCTCACCATGGCAGAACAGCCGGGGCTGGTACTGGATATTGCCGCGTTATCGGATAAGGATCTGGCGTTTTATTGTCTTGATGTCACCCGGGCGGGGGATAATGGCGTGCTGGCCGCGTTGTTGTTGCGCGCTTTGTTTAACGGCTTGCTGCAGGAACAACTTTCCGGACAGAAACAGCGCTTGCCGGAGTTAAATGGTCTGCTGCGTCAGGTGAATATGTTGTTGCGCCAGGCAAACCTGAATGGGCAATTTCCCTTGCTGGTGGGTTATTATCATCGGCAGCTCAAAAATCTTATTTTGGTGTCGGCTGGACTTAACGCCACACTGCACATTAACACCCATCAAATTCAACTCAGTAATGGGGTTCCGCTTGGTACTATGGGCAGCACCCACCTCAATCAAATTAGTCAACGCGCCGAGTCCTGGCAATGCCATGTATGGGGCTCTGGTGGCAGGTTGCGTCTGATGTTATCGGCTGAAGAATAA